The genomic stretch CTCACACTGATGAATGTGCCTCAGTAGCTTTAGAGGAGAGGACTTCTGAATGAGGCATTTCTTCATAAGTCATggtgacactttataataaacatcacaataaaCTTATAGTTtattaaacttaagttaatagttatttcagtgttaacaaacaatgaaatgagtAATAAACAATTTAACAAGCACTTGTAAGGGTTTctgaacatcagttgcaactttataacgtaatgtttatagatgaactacacagtatttactaACCATAACTAAGTATAATAGACAGCAGTTaagacattaaaataaacaattgcttaaaaatgggttttaaagcattttattgtttgttaacagtaaatTATAAAGTTATGAGAAAGTGTTACCCAAATCCATTGCTTGAGCAAAAGCAGTAATActacaaagtagaaatacttaATAATAAGTCAAGCGAAATGTACTTAAAAAACCCCAAATATTCAGTGTGTCAAATTGGTGTCATATTTTGATATGTATTATATTATGAATGCATCCATTTgtgagcagcattttaatgtggtATCGGTTTAAACTAATTTCAACTACTCTATATGCAgttggggattttttttcaataatgcATCAAatttaaatctgcaaagtatcaagtaaccagtggtggaaagagtactgaaaatcAAAAAAAGTAACAGTACGGTTACATctctgaaatattactcaattacttAATTAAAACTACTGGTATTGAAATGATACTTGAGAAAAAGCACAAAGTATTCATCTTAAATgctactcagagtattagttacttttgaACTGTTGTTTGATGCATTGTCAATAGTAGGCATTCAACCAAaggggtttctgtttctccaaatcttccGTCTAAATTACTCCCAACCCCtcctctgttctgctcagtggtcacggtcacctctccaaacctggGCCTGCTGCACtttgtgatcagacagccttATTGGCTTCACATATGGCAGATAAAAGGTTCAGAGGTTAATTCAAGTTGTACTTAGTAcacaattatgattttaaaagtaactaagtctATGATACATGATGTAATGTAGACTTATGCACAAGTTAAaatacagacttgaaaaaaatcTCATAAAAGTAGAAGAACCCAATAAAATAACAGTAATTTCAGTAGTTGTAATTAGTTGCTTCCACCTAAAGCTGTCACATAAATGAAGAGGAGTTTAAGGTATAATATTACCGAcctcaagtacctcaaaatctTACCTCAATAATACTTGAGTTAATGTATGTAGttattttccaccactgctgtaAGTACGTCACACCTACAAGTCAGTGAATAGTCAGGAATGGCTCAGAATGTTTATTAATACTATGTCATTTTCTCCTGTGTCATTTGGTTTTCAGTAAACGTGTGTGGCCCCATCATTTGACTATGAAAATTAAATTACTTTACTTTGGCAACTCCACACTAGAAAGTAATActcaacatctgtgtgtgtgtgtgtgtgtgtcctgtggctgtgtgtgttgtgtgccgGGGGACTTTGTAGATGTTACCGATTGATAGGTCTGTTTTTAAGGGTGTTTTTTTCATGCACGCTAACTTTGCATACAATTTTGGcaatgtgcgtgtgtttgtgtaggtctgtatgtgtgtttattgcaGTTTATAAGCATATCTGTATTTGCTTCTGATATGAACTATACAGTATGTCTTTGTtcacatagatagatagatagatagatagatagatagatagatggaccAAGTACATCAGGTATTTTGAAAAGgatttcatatttattcattcatcttaAGAAAGATATTTGAACAAACAGATCATGTATGCACAACCTAAATGTGTTATGAAGTCTACAGGATGATCTTGTATCTGCTGAATATCTGCAACAcagaatcacaaaaaaacaaaaaacaaaacagaaaaccacaacttttattttaagttcTACTTATGAAGTAGATATTATGTGATAACCTTTTAGATTTACAGATGTTTTAATGCCAGCTGACTTTTCACACATTGCCAATCCAGTGAGTTTGCTCACACCATCTCCAATATGGCTCCGTTCGATAGTGTTTCATCTTCTGGCCTTTAAAATACTCAGTATTCATTTGTTTCTACATAACATAGAATTAGGATCAGCACCAAGGAAAACCACAGTGTCGAATATCCATCGTGCCTATCCTACTTCCATGCTTATATACACTCCCCATCCTACTCCCTACACTGAGTCTCCTTGTAGGCCTCTCAGTGTCTTCTCATCGAAGCGGTACGTGAgcttcctcttcaccttctgGATCTCTCCCGTGCGGGAGTAGTTCCTCAGCGCCCGCGCCATCTTTTGGTAGGTCATGGTCTTGCGATTGCCCTTTCGCCGGCCCCACAACTGCGCCAGGCGCTCCTTGTTTTGGGAGGAGAACTGGAACGTGCCAGCAGAGGATTGGACCCACCAGATGCAGCTCCGCATCGATGGCGTCTGAAGCATCTCGAACAGGAACTGGAACAAGCGCTCCTTCCTCTTTCCTGCAAAAAAGGAAGGggatataaatacaaatatgagGTGATAATGACTCATTCATGCATGTCCGTGTGAAAAAGCACATGGAAGTTTGGTGAAGATTTGTATTGTTGAGAGTTTTGCTGCACATGTGGAGATGTGTGCGCGTATACCTGAAAGTGGGGCGAGTGGCAGGGAGTCTCTGTCCGTCCTGCCCCCCCTGTCGGATGACGGTGATGGGGAATCTTGATACTGGGAGCTACTAGACTGGGAGTCTGAGTCAGTGTATGCAGGCGGTTCGTATGAATATGTTGAATATGCAACATGGTCCTGAAAACATATGAATTATTCACAGATGTAACTCATAAATCCCAAATACAGTCAATCAAAAAAGTGTAAATTCTGCGTCAAAATCCCAAAATGTGTCAAACAGCGATGTGTTGTTGTATTCAGCTTTGAAAGAGGTAATGAAGCTTTAATTTACAAAAAGATTGACGTTCTTGAACTCACCCAATGGTTGTCATGGGGACTAGTCCAGGCTGGAGGCAGGGCTTGATCTTTATATTCCTCGTTTGGAGTGTGAGAGCCACAGTGCCATTCAAACGGGTGAGGACCTGACCAGCTATTCACTGTGGACAAACAGGCAGAGGATGATAAATGatgtagaaatacaaaaaaatcatcctatcatcatgttttttatcAGCATCACACTAACCTGTGATCCTGGTGGCCTGGTGCGAGTGTGCATGCGTCTGTTGCCCCATGGCGTTTGGAGGTGACGCTGGTGTGCGTGCAGGCTGGACCTCCAGCGAGTGCTCCTGCAGGTACTCCTCGATGACCTCCAGATCCACCtcaggacaggaggagggggccACTCCGCTCCAGGCCCCCCGTTCTCCACTCAGCCTGATCTCGGTCACGTAAGCCATCTGACGGAGACAGAGCAGTGCGTTGAGAAACCACAACACAttctggtttgtgtgtttgtgtgatgcagacgagagagaaaaacactttgCATGATGGGTGACATTTATCTGGTGTAGCCTGAGGTGTAGTTATTATCAGACTGCACACCTGCTGTTATTTTTCATGGAAACCATCATTGTTCTGTTGAGCACTATTGTTCTGTGGTGCACCATACAGGGAAATTTTTGCTTTGAGATGCACCAAATCATCAATTTTAAATGAGCTGTGTATTGTCTATGAATCATCTGTGCTCTGCATAATATTTAAACATCAGTGATCATCTTGAAATATGATTCGTTTTTTCCATCTAGATTTCcaaagtcacacacagtcatgacATTCACATGATATTTAAGCTGATCcgagctgtgtgttgtgtttgtgtcttgaAAATGAGTGAGGCGTTACCATGTGTGTTTTAGTTTGACTGGCAAATTTATGCAAGTGCATGTGCCCTCAGCAGCAATAGGTAACATTCAGGTAACAGTGATGTGTGGCTTATCTGCTATTCCTACAAATAAGCTTTCACCCTCAGCCATCAGTTACAATTAAAGGCACAGAAGGCGATCCTGGAGAAAAATAGTCGATTGTTGTctttcccaggtcgtcaaataccgtAATATATACCGTATAATACCgtaaataatttatttgatcAGCAATCAGACTAAAAAGCACTGACTTCGATAAttaaagaaatgctgaatattcGATCCGACAATCAGCCAGGCCAGTAATCAACTGACACCCACtataaacatacatgtaaatatatgtagcctataacttacttttacttgtagtttaAATACTATCAgttactttaagacttttactcaaatacactgaaagtgactttcacttttaccaaagtaatattcaAGCACAATATTGTTTCTTTTagtcaagtatgacttttgggtactttttacaactctgaactcaacaatcaactatgtTTCTCCAGAATCCCCTTCTCTACCTTTACCATGAGATTCTCTGGTCCTGTTGTAAGATTATAAACAGTTGTCTTTGCCATTCATGagctgacttttaaaaacaaacgaAACAactcattaaaatataaaataatcaacTCACCGTCTCCATTTCTTCCAACACACGAGAAGGACAATCTGGAAAATAGAGAGAACATACTTGAGACACCAGAATGCAACATGAACAGAGAAGTGAAAGAAGCTGTCACACAAACTTGACAGAGAATGACAAACAGTCATATGACAGCAAACagacaaagtcagagcctgaatGAATGATCACAACAAACAGAATATCTGTACCTTGTTAATTCAGAGGAGTACTCCTGTTTCTGGTTCAGTGAAGTAGTATCCTCAGGCACTAGAGGGTGGAGACATGTGAATGCTCACCTGAATGATGCTCCACCTGGACGTCACCTCTCTTATAAGTCTTTGCAGACTTTTGGCCAAGCCCCTTTTACAGTGGGAGTGGTTTCTAAAATAAAGGTTGTCTTTcttgtcaggttttttttttgcctattTCATATAACAGCTTTTTCAGCTTGGCAGGTTTAATTCCATGGAATCAAAACATGTGGTGTTATCTGTGGTTTCTTATCTTTATATTTCCCAAAGCAGAGGTATCATGGAGGAAAATGATGTGGCTTTATATTTTTTGACTTTGCATCATGGTGGTCTCAAACATGATACACTTCTGCAGAGACAATGCGGTGATGATTGACttgagggaggagggggaagatAGAGCAATGTGTTTAAAGTTAAACTCttaaacacatttgcatataTATAGTATTTGCATGCATCTCACGATCCCACTGTGATGTACAACTTATTTACCCTTACctactttttgttttgacttCTGAACTCATCACATGTGGTGCTGATAACAAACCACATGTTTATGAGAGTAACCAGTTGACATAcctttagatttttttcttttcttttcagttttatggTTGATTATTAGTATGCAATGTCTGACAAAATATGACTGAGTGAGAAATGTTTGTATGGTTATGTTGGCTGAACACTTCTCAATAAGAAAATGTTTCACAAGACAAAATAAGAGCATAGAAGACGAGacgaagacaaagacaaaataataatatatagtgaaataataataaacagacagaaaaagtggTTATAGTCTGTTGTTATCTATTGTTGTCACATCAAGTTTAATTAGCACTCATATCCAATGACACACATCTGTACATATGTATCCATACCTACACACGTGTatacacaatgaaaacaacaacaacaatgagagACCTTTTGGCCTAAGGGGTAACAGTTTACTTTAACTCCCATATTCATCTATAACACca from Pagrus major chromosome 7, Pma_NU_1.0 encodes the following:
- the LOC141000329 gene encoding uncharacterized protein — encoded protein: METMAYVTEIRLSGERGAWSGVAPSSCPEVDLEVIEEYLQEHSLEVQPARTPASPPNAMGQQTHAHSHQATRITVNSWSGPHPFEWHCGSHTPNEEYKDQALPPAWTSPHDNHWDHVAYSTYSYEPPAYTDSDSQSSSSQYQDSPSPSSDRGGRTDRDSLPLAPLSGKRKERLFQFLFEMLQTPSMRSCIWWVQSSAGTFQFSSQNKERLAQLWGRRKGNRKTMTYQKMARALRNYSRTGEIQKVKRKLTYRFDEKTLRGLQGDSV